Proteins found in one Corynebacterium freneyi genomic segment:
- the argH gene encoding argininosuccinate lyase gives MSEQSAVEQHGTNEGSLWGGRFSGGPADAMAALSKSTHFDWVLAPYDVLASKAHAKVLNARGLLTDDDLATMLKGLDELGADVASGAFGPEESDEDVHGAMERGLIDRVGPEVGGRLRAGRSRNDQVATLFRMWVRDAVRDIAACVLDLVDALADQSAAHPDAIMPGKTHFQAAQPVLLGHQLLAHAQPLLRDVERIRDLDRRLAVSPYGSGALAGSSLHLDPEAIAAELGFDSAADNSIDATSSRDFASETAFVLAQIAVDMSRLAEEIIAWCTPEFGYVTLADEWSTGSSIMPQKKNPDVAELTRGKTGRLIGNLSGLMATLKAQPLAYNRDLQEDKEPIVDSVAQLNLLLPAMTGLVATLTFHEDRMRELAPAGFTLATDLAEWMVRQGVPFRVAHEASGQCVRIAESRGVGLHELSDDELAGVHESLTPQVREVLTIDGAVASRDTRGGTAGVRVAEQLGRVRSASADGRAWAEAPVRSS, from the coding sequence ATGTCCGAGCAGTCCGCCGTCGAGCAGCACGGCACCAACGAGGGTTCGCTGTGGGGAGGCCGTTTTTCCGGCGGGCCCGCCGACGCCATGGCGGCGTTGAGCAAGTCGACGCACTTCGACTGGGTGCTCGCCCCGTATGACGTGCTGGCGTCGAAGGCCCACGCGAAGGTTCTCAATGCGCGGGGCCTGCTCACCGACGACGACCTGGCCACCATGCTGAAGGGCCTGGACGAGTTGGGCGCCGACGTAGCGTCCGGCGCGTTCGGCCCGGAGGAGTCCGACGAGGACGTCCACGGTGCGATGGAACGCGGGCTCATCGACCGCGTCGGCCCCGAGGTCGGCGGCCGTCTGCGGGCGGGGCGTTCCCGCAACGACCAGGTGGCCACGTTGTTCCGCATGTGGGTCCGCGATGCGGTGCGCGACATCGCGGCCTGCGTGCTGGACCTGGTCGACGCCCTGGCGGACCAGTCGGCGGCCCATCCGGATGCGATCATGCCGGGCAAGACGCACTTCCAGGCGGCCCAGCCGGTGCTGTTGGGTCATCAGCTGCTGGCCCACGCGCAGCCGTTGCTGAGGGACGTCGAGCGCATCCGGGATCTGGATCGTCGTCTGGCGGTGAGCCCCTACGGCTCGGGTGCGTTGGCGGGTTCGTCGCTGCACCTCGACCCGGAGGCCATCGCCGCGGAGCTCGGCTTCGATTCGGCGGCGGACAACTCCATCGACGCGACCAGCTCCCGCGACTTCGCGTCGGAGACGGCGTTCGTGCTGGCCCAGATCGCGGTGGACATGTCCCGTCTGGCGGAGGAGATCATCGCCTGGTGCACCCCGGAGTTCGGCTACGTGACGCTTGCCGACGAGTGGTCGACGGGGTCGTCGATCATGCCGCAGAAGAAGAACCCGGACGTCGCGGAGCTCACGCGCGGCAAGACCGGTCGTCTGATCGGCAACCTGTCGGGTCTGATGGCGACGCTGAAGGCGCAGCCGTTGGCGTACAACCGTGACCTGCAGGAGGACAAGGAGCCGATCGTCGATTCCGTCGCGCAGCTGAATCTGCTGCTGCCGGCCATGACGGGCCTGGTGGCCACGCTGACGTTCCACGAGGATCGGATGCGCGAGCTCGCCCCGGCCGGTTTCACGCTGGCCACCGATCTCGCGGAGTGGATGGTGCGCCAGGGCGTTCCGTTCCGCGTCGCGCACGAGGCGTCGGGGCAGTGCGTGCGCATCGCGGAGTCCCGCGGCGTGGGGTTGCACGAGCTTTCCGACGACGAGCTCGCCGGGGTGCACGAGTCGCTGACCCCGCAGGTGCGCGAGGTGCTCACCATCGATGGTGCGGTGGCGTCGCGCGATACCCGCGGCGGCACCGCCGGGGTGCGCGTGGCCGAGCAGCTCGGTCGGGTGCGTTCGGCGTCGGCCGACGGTCGCGCGTGGGCGGAGGCGCCGGTGCGCTCGTCCTAG
- a CDS encoding argininosuccinate synthase: MTDRVILAYSGGLDTTVAIEWMKQETGAEVVAVSIDVGQGGEDMESIRQRALDAGAVESVIVDARDEFAEEYCLPAIKANALYMKQYPLVSALSRPLIVKHMAQAAKDHGGTHVAHGCTGKGNDQVRFEVGFSNTAPDLKIIAPARDYAWTRDKAIAFAEKNDIPIEQSKSSPFSIDQNLWGRAIETGYLEDLWNAPTKDVYAYTEDPTLNFNSPDEVIISFEDGKPVAIDGKPVTMLEAVEEMNRRAGAQGVGRLDMVEDRLVGIKSREIYEAPGAIALMTAHAAMEDVTVERELARYKRGVEAKWSELVYDGLWFSPLKRALDTFIEESQKGVSGDIRMTMHAGNCNVNGRRSNSSLYDFNLATYDEGDTFDQTLARGFVELHGLSSKMAAKRDFNL; this comes from the coding sequence ATGACTGATCGGGTCATTCTCGCCTACTCCGGCGGCCTGGACACCACCGTCGCCATCGAGTGGATGAAGCAGGAGACCGGCGCCGAGGTCGTCGCCGTGTCCATCGACGTGGGCCAGGGCGGCGAGGACATGGAGTCCATCCGCCAGCGTGCGCTGGACGCCGGCGCCGTCGAGTCCGTCATCGTCGACGCCCGTGACGAGTTCGCCGAAGAGTACTGCCTGCCGGCCATCAAGGCCAACGCCCTGTACATGAAGCAGTACCCGCTGGTTTCGGCTCTGTCGCGTCCGCTGATCGTCAAGCACATGGCGCAGGCCGCCAAGGATCACGGCGGCACCCACGTCGCCCACGGCTGCACCGGCAAGGGCAACGACCAGGTGCGTTTCGAGGTCGGTTTCTCCAACACCGCCCCGGACCTGAAGATCATCGCCCCGGCCCGCGACTACGCCTGGACCCGCGACAAGGCCATCGCCTTCGCCGAGAAGAACGACATCCCGATCGAGCAGTCGAAGTCGTCGCCGTTCTCCATCGACCAGAACCTGTGGGGCCGCGCCATCGAGACCGGCTACCTCGAGGACCTGTGGAACGCCCCGACGAAGGACGTCTACGCCTACACCGAGGACCCGACCCTCAACTTCAACTCCCCGGACGAGGTCATCATCTCCTTCGAGGACGGCAAGCCGGTCGCCATCGACGGCAAGCCCGTCACCATGCTGGAGGCCGTCGAGGAGATGAACCGCCGCGCCGGCGCCCAGGGCGTCGGCCGCCTGGACATGGTCGAGGACCGTCTGGTGGGCATCAAGTCCCGCGAGATCTACGAGGCCCCGGGCGCCATCGCCCTGATGACCGCCCACGCGGCCATGGAGGACGTCACCGTCGAGCGCGAGCTGGCCCGCTACAAGCGCGGCGTCGAGGCCAAGTGGTCCGAGCTGGTGTACGACGGCCTGTGGTTCTCGCCGCTCAAGCGTGCGCTGGACACCTTCATCGAGGAGTCCCAGAAGGGCGTGTCCGGCGACATCCGCATGACCATGCACGCCGGCAACTGCAACGTCAACGGCCGTCGTTCGAACTCGTCGCTGTACGACTTCAACCTGGCCACCTACGACGAGGGCGACACGTTCGACCAGACCCTGGCCCGCGGCTTCGTCGAGCTGCACGGCCTGTCGTCGAAGATGGCCGCCAAGCGCGACTTCAACCTGTAA
- a CDS encoding arginine repressor produces MTIPGSRTARQARIADLLRRRRISSQMELATLLAAEGIDIAQATLSRDLDELGARKIREDDGAARYVLEGDSDGIHAGRGAVARMRRVLDELLVAADHSGTIAVLRTPPGAAQYLASVIDRAGLPDIAGTIAGDDTIFCLAREPLTGADLARRLSGDAGQ; encoded by the coding sequence ATGACCATCCCCGGTTCCCGCACCGCACGGCAGGCCCGCATCGCGGACCTGCTGCGCCGGCGGCGAATCTCCAGCCAGATGGAGCTCGCCACCCTGCTGGCCGCGGAGGGCATCGACATCGCCCAGGCGACGCTGTCCCGGGACCTCGACGAACTCGGGGCGCGCAAGATCCGCGAAGACGACGGGGCCGCCCGCTACGTCCTCGAAGGCGACTCCGACGGCATCCACGCCGGCAGGGGAGCGGTCGCCCGCATGCGGCGCGTCCTCGACGAACTGCTCGTGGCCGCCGACCACTCCGGAACCATCGCGGTGCTGCGCACCCCGCCCGGGGCGGCGCAGTACCTGGCCAGCGTCATCGACCGCGCCGGCCTGCCCGACATCGCCGGCACGATCGCCGGCGACGACACCATTTTCTGCCTGGCGCGGGAGCCCCTCACCGGGGCGGACCTGGCCCGGCGTTTGTCCGGCGACGCCGGGCAGTAG
- the argF gene encoding ornithine carbamoyltransferase, with translation MTIRHFLADDDLTPAEQAEVLALAAKLKADPYGTRPLEGPQSVAVLFDKTSTRTRFSFDAGIAALGGNAIVVDSGASQMGKGETYQDTAAVLSRFNSAIVWRTYAQAGLEAMADTATVPVINALSDEFHPCQILADLQTIIENVCPDEGQAGLSGRKAVYFGDGANNMANSYLVGFATAGLDVTICAPEGFQPEARFVERAEKIAADTGATVTVTADVDEAIAGAEIVLTDTWVSMGQEDDGLDRRTPFLPYQVNAELMAKAADGAIFLHCLPAYRGNEVTADVIDGPASVVFDEAENRMHAQKALLTWLLEHSRAAGAGGEA, from the coding sequence GTGACCATCCGACACTTCCTCGCGGACGACGACCTGACCCCCGCCGAGCAGGCGGAGGTCCTCGCGCTGGCCGCGAAACTCAAGGCGGACCCGTACGGGACCCGCCCGCTGGAGGGGCCGCAGTCCGTGGCCGTGCTGTTCGACAAGACGTCGACCCGCACCCGCTTCTCGTTCGACGCGGGCATCGCGGCGCTCGGCGGCAACGCCATCGTCGTCGACTCCGGCGCGTCCCAGATGGGCAAGGGCGAGACCTACCAGGACACTGCGGCGGTGCTGTCGCGCTTCAACTCGGCCATCGTCTGGCGCACCTACGCCCAGGCCGGCCTCGAAGCCATGGCCGACACCGCGACCGTCCCGGTGATCAACGCGCTGTCCGACGAGTTCCACCCCTGCCAGATCCTCGCCGACCTGCAGACCATCATCGAAAACGTCTGCCCCGACGAAGGCCAGGCCGGACTGTCCGGCCGCAAGGCGGTCTACTTCGGCGACGGCGCCAACAACATGGCCAACTCGTACCTCGTCGGCTTTGCGACGGCCGGACTCGACGTGACGATCTGCGCGCCCGAGGGCTTCCAGCCGGAGGCCCGTTTCGTCGAACGCGCCGAAAAGATCGCCGCCGACACCGGCGCGACCGTCACCGTGACCGCCGACGTCGACGAGGCCATCGCCGGCGCCGAGATCGTGCTCACCGACACCTGGGTGTCGATGGGCCAGGAAGACGACGGCCTGGACCGCCGCACCCCCTTCCTGCCGTACCAGGTCAACGCCGAACTCATGGCCAAGGCCGCCGACGGGGCGATCTTCCTGCACTGCCTGCCCGCCTACCGCGGCAACGAGGTCACCGCCGACGTCATCGACGGCCCGGCCTCCGTCGTCTTCGACGAGGCGGAAAACCGCATGCACGCCCAGAAGGCGCTGCTGACCTGGCTGCTGGAGCACAGCCGCGCCGCCGGTGCCGGCGGGGAAGCGTAG
- a CDS encoding acetylornithine transaminase: protein MTAFTDAWTARMMDNYGTPRIELVKGEGPWLTDSEGKKYLDLLSGIAVNALGHGHPAIVDAVSKQIAELGHVSNIFGSEPPLELAEKLIELTGWGAEDTRVMFCNSGTEANEAAFKLARLTGRRRIIATNHGFHGRTMGALAMTGQPDKRAPFEPMPAGVEFVPYGDIEFLTKTIESDPLSVAAVIMEPIQGETGVVAPPEGYLEQVRALTERYGVMMIVDEVQTGIGRTGAWFAHQHSGIVPDVMTLAKGLGGGLPLGAVIAHGEAAKLFTPGTHGTTFGGNPVCAAAALAVIDALESEGLIDRVAEKGRIMARKLASLDGVDHVRGRGYMLGLVLDGPLAKGAVDAGYRNGVILNAPQPNVIRVVPPLNLTDGEIDRAVELVGQCLAEARAALDEKQAEGDDA, encoded by the coding sequence ATGACCGCCTTCACCGACGCCTGGACCGCCAGGATGATGGACAACTACGGCACGCCGCGCATCGAGCTGGTCAAGGGCGAGGGGCCGTGGCTGACGGACTCCGAGGGCAAGAAGTACCTCGACCTGCTCTCCGGCATCGCCGTCAACGCACTCGGCCACGGCCACCCGGCGATCGTCGACGCCGTGTCGAAGCAGATCGCCGAACTCGGCCACGTGTCCAACATCTTCGGCTCCGAGCCGCCGCTGGAACTGGCCGAGAAGCTCATCGAGCTGACCGGTTGGGGCGCGGAGGACACCCGCGTGATGTTCTGCAACTCCGGCACGGAGGCCAACGAGGCCGCGTTCAAGTTGGCGCGGCTGACCGGTCGCCGCCGCATCATCGCCACCAACCACGGGTTCCACGGCCGCACGATGGGCGCCCTGGCCATGACCGGCCAGCCCGACAAGCGCGCGCCGTTCGAGCCGATGCCCGCCGGCGTCGAGTTCGTGCCCTACGGCGACATCGAGTTTTTGACCAAGACCATCGAGTCCGACCCGCTCAGCGTCGCCGCCGTCATCATGGAGCCCATCCAGGGCGAGACGGGCGTCGTCGCGCCGCCGGAGGGCTATCTGGAGCAGGTCCGGGCGCTGACCGAGCGCTACGGCGTCATGATGATCGTGGACGAGGTGCAGACCGGCATCGGCCGCACCGGCGCCTGGTTCGCCCACCAGCACTCCGGCATCGTGCCCGACGTCATGACCCTGGCCAAGGGCCTCGGCGGCGGACTGCCGCTCGGCGCGGTCATCGCCCACGGCGAAGCCGCGAAGCTGTTCACCCCGGGAACCCACGGCACCACGTTCGGCGGCAACCCGGTGTGCGCGGCGGCGGCGCTGGCCGTCATCGACGCCCTGGAGTCGGAGGGCCTCATCGACCGCGTGGCGGAGAAGGGCCGGATCATGGCCCGGAAACTGGCCTCGCTCGACGGCGTCGACCACGTCCGCGGCCGCGGCTACATGCTCGGCCTGGTCCTCGACGGCCCGCTGGCCAAGGGCGCCGTCGACGCGGGCTACCGCAACGGCGTCATCCTCAACGCCCCGCAGCCCAACGTCATCCGCGTCGTGCCCCCGCTGAACCTGACGGACGGGGAAATCGACCGGGCCGTCGAGCTCGTCGGCCAGTGCCTGGCCGAGGCGCGGGCGGCCCTCGACGAAAAGCAGGCCGAAGGCGACGACGCCTGA
- the argJ gene encoding bifunctional glutamate N-acetyltransferase/amino-acid acetyltransferase ArgJ, translated as MEFGPECGGVVAPRGFRASGITAGIKASGKPDMALVVNDGPKKTAAAVFTRNRVVAAPVTVTRDHIEDGSITAVLLNSGNANACNGRPGVEDALRSCESLSDELGVPVTDIAVCSTGLIGDRLPMDTILGGIEPLVGGLSGDNVAGRAAATAIMTTDLVDKQAVRRADGFTVGAMGKGVGMISPSMATMLGVLTTDADITPEMAHAALAAASEKTFNRLDIDGSTSTNDTVLLLASGASGYVPTQEELDAAVLAVCDSIAAQMQGDAEGVTKRVAITVTGTGGEDDALVAARIIGRDNLFKCAMFGSDPNWGRVLAAVGVAPVAMDPEHITVSFNGHVVCRDTGGTPDARDVDLSGSDIHVEVDLGTGDGGSATVRTTDLSHDYVHINSAYST; from the coding sequence GTGGAGTTCGGCCCCGAGTGCGGCGGCGTCGTCGCCCCGCGGGGGTTCCGCGCCTCCGGCATCACCGCCGGCATCAAGGCCTCGGGCAAGCCGGACATGGCCCTGGTGGTCAACGACGGCCCGAAGAAGACCGCGGCCGCCGTGTTCACCCGCAACCGCGTCGTCGCCGCGCCGGTGACCGTCACCCGGGATCACATCGAGGACGGTTCCATCACCGCCGTGCTGCTCAATTCGGGTAACGCGAACGCCTGCAACGGTCGCCCCGGCGTCGAGGACGCCCTGCGGTCGTGCGAGTCGCTTTCCGACGAGCTCGGGGTGCCCGTGACCGACATCGCCGTGTGCTCGACGGGCCTCATCGGCGATCGCCTGCCGATGGACACGATCCTCGGCGGCATTGAGCCGCTGGTCGGCGGCCTTTCGGGCGACAACGTCGCCGGGCGCGCCGCGGCCACCGCGATCATGACGACGGACCTCGTCGACAAGCAAGCGGTCCGCCGCGCAGATGGCTTCACCGTCGGGGCGATGGGCAAGGGAGTCGGCATGATCAGCCCGTCCATGGCCACGATGCTCGGCGTGCTGACCACCGACGCCGACATCACGCCGGAGATGGCGCACGCCGCGTTGGCCGCCGCCTCCGAGAAGACGTTCAACCGACTCGACATCGACGGTTCTACGTCCACCAACGACACCGTGCTGCTGCTGGCCTCGGGCGCCTCCGGGTACGTGCCGACCCAGGAGGAGCTCGACGCCGCCGTGCTGGCCGTCTGCGACTCCATCGCCGCGCAGATGCAGGGCGACGCCGAAGGCGTGACCAAGCGCGTCGCCATCACCGTCACAGGCACCGGCGGAGAAGACGACGCCCTGGTCGCCGCGCGCATCATCGGCCGCGACAACCTGTTCAAGTGCGCGATGTTCGGCTCCGACCCGAACTGGGGCCGCGTGCTCGCCGCCGTGGGCGTCGCCCCGGTGGCCATGGACCCGGAGCACATCACCGTGTCCTTCAACGGGCACGTCGTCTGCCGCGACACCGGCGGCACCCCCGACGCCCGCGACGTCGACCTGTCCGGCTCCGACATTCACGTGGAAGTCGACCTGGGCACCGGCGACGGGGGATCGGCGACGGTGCGCACCACCGACCTCTCGCACGATTACGTGCACATCAACTCGGCGTACTCGACGTAA
- the argC gene encoding N-acetyl-gamma-glutamyl-phosphate reductase, translated as MSISVAIAGATGYAGGEILRLLLSHPAHLSGELTIGALTGASNAGARVGDIMPHLAPLADRRIEDTNADTLGGHDVVFLGLPHGHSAAIAEQLGDDVTIIDCGADFRLSDAAEWEHYYGSPHAGTWAYGIPELPGQRDKIAGSNRIAVPGCFPTGASIALYPSLAAGLVEPDFSVVSITGTSGAGKKAAVPMLGSEVMGNLKAYNTAGRHRHTAEFRQNLGVFADDVNVSFTPVLAPTSRGILTTATAPLADAGVTTESAREAYVAAFDGEPFVQLLAGGLQPQTKSVIGSNLVQVQVEVDERAGRLLITSAIDNLTKGTGGAAVQCMNLIIGQPETAGLPLAGVAP; from the coding sequence ATGAGCATTTCAGTGGCGATCGCGGGAGCGACGGGTTACGCCGGAGGGGAAATCCTCCGGCTGCTCCTTTCGCACCCCGCTCACCTGTCCGGCGAACTGACCATCGGCGCGTTGACGGGCGCCTCCAACGCCGGCGCCCGCGTGGGGGACATCATGCCCCACCTCGCGCCGCTGGCCGACCGCCGCATCGAGGACACCAACGCCGACACCCTCGGCGGCCATGACGTCGTCTTCCTCGGTTTGCCGCACGGTCATTCGGCGGCCATCGCCGAGCAGCTCGGCGACGACGTCACCATCATCGACTGCGGAGCCGATTTCCGGCTGTCCGATGCCGCCGAGTGGGAGCACTACTACGGTTCCCCGCATGCCGGGACGTGGGCCTACGGCATTCCGGAGCTTCCGGGCCAGCGCGACAAGATCGCGGGCTCCAACCGCATCGCCGTGCCCGGCTGCTTCCCGACGGGCGCCTCCATCGCGCTGTACCCGTCGCTGGCGGCGGGCCTGGTCGAGCCCGACTTCTCCGTCGTGTCCATCACGGGCACGTCCGGGGCGGGCAAGAAGGCCGCCGTGCCGATGCTCGGCTCGGAGGTCATGGGCAACCTCAAGGCGTACAACACCGCGGGCCGCCACCGGCACACCGCCGAGTTCCGGCAGAACCTCGGCGTCTTCGCCGACGACGTCAACGTCAGCTTCACGCCGGTGCTCGCCCCGACGTCGCGCGGCATCCTCACCACGGCCACCGCGCCGTTGGCGGATGCCGGAGTGACCACGGAGTCGGCCCGCGAGGCCTACGTCGCCGCGTTCGACGGCGAGCCCTTCGTCCAGCTGCTCGCCGGGGGCCTTCAGCCGCAGACGAAGTCCGTCATCGGCTCGAACCTGGTGCAGGTGCAGGTCGAGGTCGACGAGCGCGCCGGTCGCCTGCTGATCACGTCGGCCATCGACAACCTGACCAAGGGCACCGGCGGCGCCGCCGTGCAGTGCATGAACCTCATCATCGGCCAGCCGGAGACGGCCGGCCTGCCGCTGGCGGGTGTTGCGCCGTGA
- the pheT gene encoding phenylalanine--tRNA ligase subunit beta yields the protein MFIPQSWVTDVVAAANPGWSVTPDEIDAGFVRVGFETEGHEPLPPVTGPLVFGRVAEIEELTEFKKPIRFCMVDVGEANGTGERQGIICGARNFAEGDIVVVALPGAVLPGDFAIGARKTYGRISAGMLCSEAELGLTAQSAGIIALPESVLDDADVEIGADARAFLGLDDELFEVNVTPDRGYALSVRGLGREICSAFDVEFADPADVEPIAAEGSVLDLEVRPETDAVRFGLRRVTGVDPKATTPWWMRRRLLLAGQRSVNLPTDITNYVMLLLGQPMHAFDGGAISGGLTVRNAVAGETLTTLDHVERKLDPEDVVICDDSGIQSLAGVMGGLTSEIADGTTDVLFEAAIWSPLRVFRTGRRHKLSSESSRRFERNVDPALVEPSLDLACRLLAELGGGAVEPGRTLVGDVPQPATIEFPADRPSRVAGVEYSRETVIGRLEEVGCSVEASSDGDTLLVTPPTWRPDLTMPADLVEEVLRLEGLEDIPVVLPVAPAGRGLTPRQQLRRNVGHALAHNGYLEILPTPFTANDVFDVWGLDADDPRRNTVKVINPLESDRAQLGTTLLPAMLDSLRRNVSRGQVDLALYGVEQVSVVRGDGRSPMPSTAGLPDAEELRVLRESLPEQPLHVAAVACGQIELDTPWGPGRAYSAADAIEAARIIARAADVELEIRNAEHLPWHPGRCAELSVDGRVVGYAGELHPKVISAAGLPERTCALEINLDALPLEEHLPAPVLSPFPAVHQDLALVVSDEVPASAVEATVREGAGDLLESIRIFDVYRSEQLGEGRRSLTFSLRFRATDRTLTEDEASEGRLAAIELAKQRHDAELRG from the coding sequence ATGTTCATCCCGCAGTCCTGGGTCACCGACGTCGTCGCCGCGGCCAATCCCGGCTGGTCCGTCACGCCCGATGAGATCGACGCAGGTTTCGTCCGCGTCGGCTTCGAAACCGAGGGCCATGAGCCCCTGCCTCCGGTCACCGGTCCGCTGGTCTTCGGCCGCGTCGCCGAGATCGAGGAGTTGACCGAGTTCAAGAAGCCGATCCGCTTCTGCATGGTCGACGTCGGCGAGGCCAACGGCACCGGCGAGCGGCAGGGCATCATCTGCGGCGCCCGCAATTTCGCCGAGGGTGACATCGTCGTCGTGGCGCTGCCGGGTGCGGTGCTGCCGGGCGATTTCGCCATCGGCGCGCGCAAGACGTACGGGCGGATTTCCGCCGGCATGCTGTGCTCGGAGGCCGAGTTGGGGCTGACGGCGCAGTCCGCCGGCATCATCGCGCTGCCGGAGTCGGTGCTTGACGACGCCGACGTGGAAATCGGAGCCGACGCGCGGGCCTTCCTCGGCCTGGACGACGAGCTGTTCGAGGTCAACGTCACCCCGGACCGCGGTTACGCGCTGTCGGTGCGCGGTCTTGGCCGCGAGATCTGCTCGGCGTTCGACGTCGAGTTCGCCGATCCCGCCGACGTCGAGCCGATTGCGGCGGAGGGGTCGGTCCTGGATCTGGAGGTGCGCCCGGAGACCGACGCCGTGCGCTTCGGCCTGCGTCGCGTCACCGGCGTCGACCCGAAGGCGACGACTCCGTGGTGGATGCGCCGCCGCCTGTTGCTCGCCGGCCAGCGCAGCGTCAACCTGCCGACGGACATCACCAACTACGTCATGCTGCTGCTGGGCCAGCCGATGCACGCCTTCGACGGCGGTGCGATCTCCGGTGGCCTGACGGTGCGCAACGCCGTGGCGGGGGAGACCCTGACCACGCTGGATCACGTCGAGCGCAAGCTCGATCCCGAGGACGTCGTCATCTGCGACGACTCCGGCATCCAGTCCCTGGCCGGCGTGATGGGCGGCCTGACCTCCGAGATCGCCGACGGCACCACGGACGTGCTGTTCGAGGCTGCCATCTGGTCGCCGCTGCGGGTGTTCCGCACCGGCCGCCGTCACAAGCTGTCGTCGGAGTCGTCGCGCCGATTCGAGCGCAACGTCGACCCGGCCCTGGTCGAGCCGTCGCTGGACCTGGCGTGCCGCCTGCTCGCCGAGCTTGGCGGAGGCGCCGTGGAGCCGGGCCGCACCCTCGTGGGAGACGTGCCGCAGCCGGCGACCATCGAGTTCCCGGCCGACCGTCCGTCGCGGGTGGCCGGCGTGGAGTACTCCCGCGAGACGGTCATCGGCCGTCTCGAGGAGGTCGGCTGCTCCGTGGAGGCCTCCTCCGACGGCGACACGCTCCTGGTGACCCCGCCGACGTGGCGCCCCGACCTGACCATGCCGGCTGACCTGGTGGAGGAGGTCCTGCGACTCGAGGGCCTGGAGGACATCCCGGTGGTCCTGCCGGTGGCCCCGGCCGGCCGCGGTCTGACCCCGCGTCAGCAGCTGCGCCGCAACGTCGGTCACGCGCTGGCCCACAACGGGTACCTGGAGATCCTCCCGACCCCGTTCACCGCCAACGACGTCTTCGACGTGTGGGGCCTCGACGCCGACGACCCGCGCCGCAACACCGTGAAGGTGATCAACCCGCTGGAGAGCGATCGCGCGCAGCTGGGCACCACCCTGCTGCCGGCGATGCTCGATTCCCTGCGCCGCAACGTGTCCCGCGGCCAGGTGGATCTGGCGCTGTACGGCGTGGAGCAGGTCAGCGTGGTCCGCGGCGACGGTCGTTCGCCCATGCCGTCGACCGCCGGCCTGCCCGACGCCGAGGAGCTGCGCGTTCTGCGGGAATCCCTGCCGGAGCAGCCGCTGCACGTCGCCGCGGTGGCTTGCGGCCAGATCGAGCTGGACACTCCGTGGGGGCCGGGTCGCGCCTACTCCGCGGCCGACGCCATCGAGGCCGCGCGCATCATCGCCCGCGCCGCCGACGTCGAGCTGGAGATCCGCAACGCCGAGCACCTGCCGTGGCACCCGGGCCGTTGCGCCGAGCTGAGCGTCGACGGTCGCGTCGTCGGTTACGCCGGCGAGCTGCACCCGAAGGTCATTTCCGCCGCCGGTCTGCCCGAGCGCACGTGCGCCCTGGAGATCAACCTGGATGCGCTGCCGCTGGAGGAGCACCTGCCCGCGCCGGTGCTCAGCCCCTTCCCGGCCGTGCACCAGGATCTGGCGCTGGTCGTCTCCGACGAGGTCCCGGCCTCGGCCGTCGAGGCCACGGTCCGCGAGGGCGCCGGCGATTTGCTCGAGTCGATCCGCATCTTCGACGTCTACCGCTCGGAGCAGCTCGGCGAGGGGCGTCGTTCCCTGACGTTCTCGCTGCGTTTCCGCGCCACGGACCGCACGCTCACCGAGGACGAGGCCTCCGAGGGGCGCCTGGCCGCCATCGAGCTGGCCAAGCAGCGGCACGACGCGGAGTTGCGCGGCTAG